One region of Tumebacillus amylolyticus genomic DNA includes:
- a CDS encoding cobyrinate a,c-diamide synthase, with translation MTQTQLHHRPRLVIGGTGSGVGKTTVTLGLLAAFKRRGLHVQGFKCGPDYIDPSYHTAVTGRPSRNLDTWMTTPSIMREVFLRGSQDADLSIIEGVMGYYDGKDPRTNQGSTAEISMLLQAPTILLVNIASMARSAAAIVKGFCTLTEGAPIAGIIANQAGSTGHISLVRTAIEQECGIPLLGGFTRTPGIEIPERHLGLIPAVERGELEPLFQKLADLVEEHLDLDRILTIAQSAPPLAEPEAPHLFTTPAASTVKIAVARDAAFNFYYAENLELLEQLGAQLHFFSPLAGEKVPADADALYLGGGFPEEFARELHHHAEVRADLYTRISDGLPTLAECGGYMYLCNSITDRAGESYEMVGLIPSDVQMQDRLAALGYREAAAATQHFLLEAGEQVRGHEFHYSTSTESAPKAYVTKGMRGQKEEGYTTANLVAGYTHLYFPSNPGVPRRFVEAATTYQTRRA, from the coding sequence ATGACGCAAACTCAACTTCACCACCGTCCGCGTCTCGTCATCGGCGGCACGGGCAGCGGGGTCGGCAAAACGACCGTCACACTCGGCCTGCTCGCCGCTTTTAAGAGACGGGGTCTCCACGTCCAAGGCTTCAAATGCGGCCCCGACTACATCGATCCGAGCTACCACACCGCCGTCACAGGCCGCCCGTCGAGAAACCTCGATACGTGGATGACGACGCCTTCGATCATGCGCGAAGTGTTTCTGCGCGGTTCCCAAGACGCCGACCTCTCGATCATCGAAGGCGTCATGGGCTACTACGACGGCAAAGACCCGCGCACCAACCAAGGCAGCACCGCTGAAATCTCCATGCTTCTCCAGGCCCCGACGATTCTGCTCGTCAACATCGCGAGCATGGCACGCTCCGCCGCCGCCATCGTCAAAGGCTTCTGCACCCTGACCGAAGGCGCACCCATCGCAGGGATCATCGCCAACCAAGCGGGCAGCACCGGACACATTTCGCTCGTGCGCACCGCCATCGAGCAAGAATGCGGCATCCCCCTGCTGGGAGGCTTCACGAGAACGCCGGGCATCGAAATCCCGGAACGACATCTCGGTCTCATCCCCGCCGTGGAGCGCGGCGAACTGGAGCCGCTTTTTCAAAAACTGGCCGACCTCGTCGAAGAGCATCTCGACCTCGACCGAATTCTCACCATCGCCCAAAGCGCACCGCCGCTTGCTGAACCGGAGGCTCCGCACCTCTTCACAACGCCCGCCGCGAGCACGGTAAAAATCGCCGTCGCCCGCGACGCCGCGTTTAACTTCTACTACGCGGAGAACTTGGAGTTGTTGGAGCAGTTGGGAGCACAGCTTCACTTTTTCTCCCCGCTTGCCGGAGAAAAAGTTCCCGCGGACGCCGATGCTCTCTATCTGGGCGGAGGCTTCCCCGAGGAATTTGCCCGCGAGTTGCACCACCACGCAGAGGTTCGTGCCGACCTCTACACCCGAATTTCAGACGGACTCCCGACCCTCGCCGAGTGCGGAGGCTACATGTATCTCTGCAACTCGATCACCGACCGCGCGGGAGAATCCTACGAAATGGTCGGCCTGATCCCGTCCGACGTGCAGATGCAAGACCGTCTCGCCGCACTCGGGTATCGAGAAGCGGCGGCCGCCACGCAGCACTTTTTATTGGAAGCGGGGGAGCAGGTGCGTGGACATGAGTTCCACTACTCCACCTCGACCGAATCGGCACCCAAAGCCTACGTCACCAAAGGCATGCGCGGACAAAAAGAGGAGGGCTACACCACTGCCAACCTCGTCGCCGGCTACACGCACCTCTACTTCCCGTCGAACCCCGGCGTCCCGCGACGCTTCGTAGAAGCCGCGACCACGTACCAAACAAGGAGGGCCTAA
- a CDS encoding adenosylcobinamide amidohydrolase: protein MSWIDRTVKDGALILSGQRPFYTLSSSLLGGGLREKRYLLNVQVPHGYMSDDPWLDLQGKVEGLGLPLEETVAMMTAADVDQVVECFAVGSEFQVRVFVTAGVGNAARAGVKRKTYPGYRAGTINIIVAMDARLTDAALVNGLITTTEAKAAALQDLGVTDPQGNIATGTTTDSVILATTQNPEYNGIHQYAGVATELGNAIAVCVYDALTACLSPRGESVE, encoded by the coding sequence ATGTCTTGGATTGATCGAACGGTGAAGGACGGTGCGCTGATTCTCAGCGGACAGCGGCCTTTTTACACGCTGAGTTCGTCGTTGCTCGGCGGGGGGCTGAGGGAGAAACGGTATCTGCTGAATGTGCAAGTGCCGCACGGGTACATGTCGGACGATCCGTGGTTGGATTTGCAAGGCAAGGTGGAGGGATTGGGATTGCCACTGGAAGAAACCGTCGCGATGATGACCGCGGCGGATGTGGATCAGGTCGTGGAGTGTTTCGCGGTGGGGTCGGAGTTTCAAGTGCGGGTCTTCGTCACGGCGGGAGTTGGCAATGCGGCACGGGCCGGGGTGAAGCGCAAGACGTATCCCGGCTACCGTGCGGGGACTATCAACATCATCGTCGCGATGGACGCCCGACTGACAGACGCCGCGCTGGTGAATGGCCTGATCACCACCACAGAAGCCAAAGCGGCGGCCCTGCAAGACCTCGGAGTCACCGACCCTCAGGGAAACATTGCGACCGGCACGACGACAGATTCAGTCATTCTCGCGACGACGCAAAACCCTGAGTATAACGGCATCCACCAATACGCCGGCGTCGCAACCGAACTTGGCAACGCCATCGCCGTCTGCGTCTACGATGCGCTGACCGCCTGCCTCTCGCCAAGAGGGGAGTCAGTCGAATGA
- the cobM gene encoding precorrin-4 C(11)-methyltransferase — protein MTLEPKVYIVGAGPGDPDLITVKGLNILQNADVVLYTDSLVNDELIARAKPSAEVLKSAGMDLDEMVALMIDRVQQGKSVARVHTGDPAIYGAIMEQMSLLKGAGVSYEIIPGVSSVFASAAALQAELTIPELTQTLILTRAEGRTPVPDLEKLTDLAKHNCTIALYLSATLTKKVMGELFEAGWTADTPIAVVQRATWPDQKIVRTTLGELDNAMREHNIRSHAMILMGWALDPTLVDQGGHRSKLYDKEFTHRFRKGVSSNV, from the coding sequence ATGACCCTCGAACCGAAAGTGTACATCGTAGGAGCAGGTCCCGGCGATCCTGATCTGATCACCGTGAAGGGCTTGAACATCCTGCAAAATGCCGATGTCGTCCTCTACACCGACTCCCTCGTCAACGACGAACTGATCGCCCGCGCCAAACCGAGCGCCGAAGTGTTGAAAAGCGCCGGCATGGACCTCGACGAAATGGTCGCCCTGATGATCGACCGCGTGCAGCAGGGCAAAAGCGTTGCTCGCGTCCATACGGGGGACCCGGCGATCTACGGCGCGATCATGGAGCAGATGAGTTTGTTGAAGGGGGCGGGGGTGTCGTATGAGATCATTCCGGGCGTCTCTTCCGTCTTCGCATCGGCGGCCGCGTTGCAAGCGGAGTTGACGATTCCCGAACTGACCCAGACGCTGATCCTCACCCGTGCAGAGGGACGGACTCCCGTGCCGGACTTGGAAAAACTCACCGACCTTGCCAAGCACAACTGCACCATCGCGTTGTACCTCAGTGCGACGCTGACGAAAAAAGTCATGGGCGAGCTCTTCGAGGCCGGTTGGACGGCAGACACGCCGATCGCGGTCGTGCAACGAGCGACTTGGCCGGATCAAAAAATCGTCCGCACGACGCTCGGCGAACTCGACAATGCGATGCGCGAACACAACATTCGCTCGCACGCGATGATCTTGATGGGCTGGGCGCTCGACCCGACGCTGGTCGATCAAGGCGGACACCGCTCCAAACTGTATGACAAGGAGTTCACCCACCGCTTCCGCAAAGGGGTGTCGTCCAATGTCTAA
- the cbiB gene encoding adenosylcobinamide-phosphate synthase CbiB, translating to MSTTVLFPIVILGLAYLVDLLVGDPGWFPHPVVIIGKFISRLDRLLRRSSDSKLIARLKGCLFPLLIVGGTYFITYELLHLAALLSKWLAYALEVWLISTTIATKGLAAAGRGVYEALKSGDLPLARQRLSWIVGRDTEHLDEGEISRGGIETVAENIVDAVTSPLFYAFLGGAPLAMAYRAVNTLDSMVGYKNEKYLHLGWASARLDDLANYLPARLTLPFLVASSLILKYNGRNTWFITLRDAAKHPSPNSGIAEAAVAGALDIQLGGHNTYGGVTSFRANMGDRTVDIAPTHILQTIRLLYLTTALYLIVLLAVKGLLW from the coding sequence ATGAGTACCACTGTCCTTTTTCCTATCGTGATTCTAGGTCTTGCCTATCTCGTTGACCTTCTGGTGGGCGACCCTGGTTGGTTTCCGCATCCGGTTGTGATCATTGGGAAGTTCATCTCTCGCCTCGACCGCTTGCTGCGACGTTCGTCTGACAGCAAACTCATCGCCCGGCTCAAGGGCTGCCTGTTCCCGCTCTTGATCGTCGGCGGCACGTACTTCATCACGTACGAACTGCTTCATCTCGCCGCACTTCTCTCCAAGTGGCTTGCCTACGCGTTGGAAGTCTGGTTGATTTCCACCACCATCGCCACCAAAGGTCTCGCTGCAGCAGGACGGGGCGTGTACGAAGCATTGAAATCGGGCGACCTGCCCTTGGCACGCCAACGACTTTCTTGGATCGTCGGTCGCGACACCGAGCACCTCGACGAGGGCGAAATCTCACGCGGAGGCATCGAAACCGTCGCCGAAAACATCGTAGACGCCGTGACCTCCCCGCTTTTCTACGCATTTCTCGGCGGGGCTCCGCTGGCGATGGCGTATCGAGCTGTCAACACCCTCGACTCCATGGTCGGCTACAAAAACGAAAAATACCTCCATCTCGGCTGGGCCTCCGCCCGCCTCGACGACCTGGCCAATTATCTCCCGGCGAGGCTGACGCTCCCGTTTCTCGTTGCCTCCTCTCTTATTCTGAAGTATAATGGTAGGAATACTTGGTTTATAACGTTGCGCGACGCAGCCAAGCATCCCTCCCCGAACAGCGGAATCGCAGAAGCGGCCGTCGCAGGTGCTTTGGATATACAGCTTGGCGGACACAACACATACGGAGGTGTCACTTCGTTTCGGGCCAATATGGGAGACCGAACGGTTGACATCGCGCCCACACATATCTTGCAGACCATTCGTCTGCTCTACCTCACGACGGCGTTGTACCTCATCGTGTTGCTGGCGGTGAAGGGGCTCCTCTGGTAG
- a CDS encoding cobalt-precorrin 5A hydrolase gives MSNPYAIVAITKHGVEAARKLQEKLPGSDLYYMKKFEQGDEGERGIQLFEGSVRLILPDLFQRYTGIIQFISLGAVVRMIAPILQDKKTDPGVVVVDDRAQFAISVLSGHLGGANELTRIVADLLGATPVVTTASDVQKTIPVDLFGRQFGWQIESFERATPVSAAVVNEEPVVIVQESGEENWWSFDKPLPDHFRVVGSADEALELRTEWPWNAALVVTHRLLSTEQELALLANGVLYRPKNIVLGIGCNRGTSLEEIESVITDTLQELNFSPKSVRNIASIDLKKDEQGLLDLCAKYGWGFDTYTPAELNEVPLANPSDTVFKFTGAYGVSEPAARLSSGASEWVLEKRKSGNVTISVAIVPSSPITSQLAGGVATS, from the coding sequence ATGTCTAACCCCTACGCCATCGTCGCCATCACCAAGCACGGGGTGGAAGCGGCACGCAAGTTGCAGGAGAAGTTGCCCGGTTCGGACCTCTATTATATGAAGAAATTCGAACAGGGCGATGAGGGGGAGCGTGGCATTCAGCTCTTCGAAGGTTCGGTGCGGCTGATCTTGCCCGACCTGTTTCAGCGGTACACGGGGATCATTCAATTCATCTCGCTCGGGGCTGTCGTTCGGATGATCGCCCCGATCTTGCAAGATAAAAAAACGGACCCCGGCGTCGTGGTCGTCGACGACCGCGCGCAATTCGCCATCTCCGTTCTCTCGGGGCATCTCGGCGGAGCGAACGAATTGACGCGCATCGTGGCAGACTTGCTCGGAGCAACTCCTGTCGTCACCACAGCGTCCGACGTGCAGAAGACGATCCCCGTCGATCTCTTCGGTCGGCAGTTCGGGTGGCAGATTGAGAGCTTTGAGCGAGCGACCCCCGTTTCGGCAGCGGTGGTCAATGAGGAGCCCGTTGTGATCGTGCAAGAGTCGGGGGAGGAGAATTGGTGGAGTTTTGACAAGCCGCTGCCTGACCATTTCCGAGTCGTAGGCTCGGCAGACGAAGCGCTTGAACTTCGCACAGAATGGCCGTGGAACGCGGCGTTGGTCGTGACACATCGCCTGCTTTCCACCGAGCAAGAGTTGGCACTGCTCGCAAACGGCGTCCTCTACCGCCCGAAGAACATCGTCCTCGGCATCGGTTGCAACCGTGGCACGTCGCTGGAAGAGATCGAGTCTGTCATCACCGACACGCTCCAAGAACTGAACTTCTCCCCAAAAAGTGTCCGCAACATCGCGTCCATCGATCTGAAAAAAGACGAGCAAGGACTCCTCGATCTCTGCGCCAAATACGGCTGGGGCTTCGACACGTACACGCCCGCTGAGCTAAATGAAGTTCCACTGGCGAACCCGTCAGATACGGTTTTCAAATTCACGGGAGCTTACGGAGTCAGCGAACCTGCGGCACGCCTGTCCTCAGGCGCTTCGGAGTGGGTGCTTGAAAAACGGAAGTCGGGCAACGTCACCATTTCTGTAGCCATCGTGCCAAGCAGTCCGATTACCTCGCAACTCGCAGGAGGTGTCGCCACGTCATGA
- a CDS encoding bifunctional adenosylcobinamide kinase/adenosylcobinamide-phosphate guanylyltransferase, translating into MPYTLITGGVRSGKSAFAERLAGLSRRVLYVATGQVWDGEMEKRIDLHRERRPEIWGLLEVQESLVEPVLAEVEAGRWEAVLVDDLSTWVSTILLNLPEEEWRSEATRERLFNEARRLAEALQASSVLTVLVTSETGLGGVALTPLGRAFQDLLGEVNQIVAAKAEDVYFVISGRPLKLPQLEEAVEHRSSGGGSVV; encoded by the coding sequence ATGCCCTACACCCTAATCACAGGCGGCGTTCGTTCTGGAAAAAGCGCCTTTGCCGAACGTCTGGCAGGCTTGTCACGACGGGTGCTCTACGTCGCCACGGGTCAAGTCTGGGACGGGGAGATGGAGAAGCGTATCGACTTGCATCGAGAGCGGCGTCCGGAAATTTGGGGGTTGCTTGAAGTGCAGGAGTCTCTGGTGGAGCCTGTGCTGGCAGAAGTGGAGGCGGGCCGGTGGGAAGCGGTGCTCGTCGACGACCTCTCCACATGGGTGAGCACGATCTTGCTCAACTTGCCGGAGGAGGAGTGGCGGTCGGAAGCGACTCGGGAACGCCTATTTAATGAAGCGCGACGATTGGCAGAGGCGTTACAGGCAAGTTCTGTCCTTACTGTGCTCGTCACCAGTGAGACGGGGTTGGGTGGAGTGGCCCTGACTCCGCTGGGTCGTGCCTTTCAAGACTTGCTTGGCGAGGTCAACCAGATCGTGGCGGCGAAGGCAGAGGACGTCTATTTCGTCATTTCTGGACGACCGTTGAAGCTCCCGCAGTTGGAAGAGGCGGTGGAGCATCGTTCCTCGGGCGGGGGGTCGGTCGTATGA
- the cobS gene encoding adenosylcobinamide-GDP ribazoletransferase, which yields MNAFFHAVGFLTRLPVPKNLKTEAWSKSPPWYPFVGLIIGSLLACISYYLPFIAPPAVTALLLLSLWVFLTGGLHLDGLMDTADGFGSYRSKERILEIMKDSRVGGMGVLAAILVLGNKAAALFALQGQGQFLVIALVAAPLMGRLVMMMALYGFKYAREDGLAQSLRTESRVEGWVVFFFTLIVCLLVGGWAALLVCAVTASACGLLISSSLRKIGGLTGDVYGALCEVTETVVLLTLSVVGHWT from the coding sequence ATGAATGCCTTTTTTCATGCAGTCGGCTTTCTCACACGATTGCCTGTCCCGAAGAACCTCAAAACGGAAGCGTGGAGCAAGAGTCCACCGTGGTATCCCTTCGTTGGGCTGATCATCGGGAGTTTGCTTGCTTGTATCAGCTACTACCTTCCCTTCATCGCTCCGCCCGCCGTGACCGCGTTGTTGCTCCTCTCACTCTGGGTGTTTCTCACAGGAGGCTTGCATCTCGACGGATTGATGGACACGGCGGACGGGTTTGGCAGTTATCGGAGCAAGGAACGAATTCTCGAGATCATGAAGGATTCGCGAGTCGGGGGAATGGGCGTGCTCGCCGCGATCTTGGTGCTCGGCAACAAGGCAGCGGCGCTTTTTGCTCTGCAAGGGCAGGGTCAGTTCCTCGTCATCGCGTTGGTGGCGGCTCCGCTGATGGGACGGTTAGTGATGATGATGGCGTTGTACGGATTCAAGTACGCTCGTGAAGACGGCTTGGCGCAAAGTTTGCGGACGGAGTCGCGGGTGGAGGGTTGGGTGGTTTTCTTTTTCACACTGATCGTGTGCTTGCTGGTCGGAGGTTGGGCAGCCCTGCTCGTGTGTGCGGTGACTGCAAGTGCCTGCGGACTTCTGATTTCTTCCTCTCTTCGCAAGATCGGGGGACTTACGGGAGATGTATACGGGGCTCTGTGTGAAGTGACGGAAACGGTCGTCCTGCTCACCCTCTCCGTTGTGGGGCACTGGACATGA
- a CDS encoding cobyric acid synthase: MKQIQALMIQGTSSDAGKSLLCTGLCRILKEDGHNVAPFKSQNMALNSYITSDGGEIGRAQGVQAEACGLEATVDMNPILLKPKAEMTSEVIVHGKHFADLEAFTYRNEYVPRVLPKVQESIDRLAAQFDVLIVEGAGSPAEINLKDRDIANMRIADMLDCPVLLVADIERGGVFASLVGTLELLDPHERARVKGFLINKFRGRKELLDSGLEWLEQRTGIPVLGVIPHFDHGIDPEDSLALESLRLKARDRTDADLDIAVIKLPRISNFTDVAPLQEEPGVNVRFVSSARSLGKPDLILLPGSKNTVEDLLWLRHTGLADEILSRRKASVVGICGGFQMLGEVLHDPEGVESVHAQVPGLGLLPLETTFLAEKKTIRNSGRLLAKAFSEHEVEGYEIHLGRTYRKSGEPFLQFQSGEYDGAVSTDGRVVGTYLHGLFQNRAFTRDYLNHLRVKKGLAPLLGAVETESQRREKSYAALAAHLRKHVDLERIYEIIGGAHVLD, from the coding sequence ATGAAACAAATTCAAGCACTCATGATCCAAGGCACCTCGTCGGACGCCGGCAAATCCCTGCTCTGCACGGGATTGTGCCGCATTTTAAAGGAAGACGGGCACAACGTCGCCCCCTTCAAATCGCAAAACATGGCGCTCAACTCCTACATCACCTCCGACGGCGGCGAAATCGGGCGGGCGCAAGGTGTGCAAGCGGAAGCGTGCGGGTTGGAAGCGACGGTGGATATGAACCCGATTCTGCTCAAACCCAAAGCGGAGATGACGTCCGAAGTCATCGTACACGGCAAGCACTTCGCCGATCTCGAAGCGTTCACGTACCGCAACGAGTACGTCCCGCGCGTGCTCCCGAAAGTGCAAGAGTCGATCGACCGGCTCGCCGCGCAATTCGACGTGCTCATCGTCGAAGGAGCGGGCTCCCCCGCCGAAATCAACCTCAAAGACCGCGACATCGCCAACATGCGCATCGCCGACATGCTGGACTGCCCGGTTTTGTTGGTGGCCGACATTGAGCGCGGGGGTGTTTTTGCTTCGTTGGTCGGGACGCTGGAATTGCTCGACCCGCACGAACGAGCTCGCGTGAAGGGCTTTCTCATCAATAAATTCCGGGGGCGCAAGGAACTGCTCGACTCCGGTCTGGAGTGGTTGGAACAACGCACAGGCATTCCCGTTCTCGGCGTAATTCCGCACTTTGATCATGGCATCGACCCGGAAGACTCGCTCGCTCTGGAATCCTTGCGACTCAAAGCGCGAGACCGCACAGATGCCGACCTCGACATCGCGGTGATCAAACTCCCGCGCATCTCGAACTTCACCGACGTCGCCCCGTTGCAAGAGGAACCGGGTGTCAACGTCCGTTTCGTCTCGTCGGCCCGCTCCCTCGGCAAGCCGGACTTGATCCTCCTCCCCGGAAGCAAGAACACGGTGGAAGACTTGCTCTGGCTCCGACACACAGGTCTCGCCGATGAGATTCTCTCGCGTCGCAAGGCAAGCGTCGTCGGCATCTGCGGTGGATTCCAGATGCTCGGTGAAGTTCTGCATGACCCGGAAGGCGTGGAGTCTGTGCATGCGCAAGTGCCGGGACTCGGCTTGTTGCCTCTGGAAACCACCTTTCTCGCGGAAAAAAAGACGATCCGCAACAGCGGTCGCCTTTTAGCAAAAGCCTTCTCCGAGCACGAGGTGGAGGGCTACGAAATCCATCTCGGTCGCACGTATCGCAAATCGGGGGAGCCGTTCTTGCAATTCCAATCGGGCGAGTACGACGGCGCGGTTTCTACAGACGGTCGCGTGGTTGGCACCTACTTGCACGGTCTCTTCCAAAACCGCGCTTTCACCCGCGACTACCTCAACCACCTGCGCGTGAAAAAAGGTCTCGCCCCGCTCCTCGGAGCTGTCGAGACCGAATCCCAGCGTCGGGAAAAAAGCTACGCGGCCCTCGCCGCGCATCTTCGCAAGCATGTGGACCTGGAGCGGATCTACGAGATCATCGGAGGTGCGCATGTCTTGGATTGA
- the cobD gene encoding threonine-phosphate decarboxylase CobD — MTQSEPIETFGHGGDLWTAEKRLGVPREKLLDFSANINPLGPPPSVWQAIHDNLATITAYPDAKSRELKSALAARYHQSVKKISVGNGAAEILYGILRTLLPKTVGLVYPCFSEYAESAAVVGAKLHGVYAREEDDFVPSRTELLAACEEVDVFIVGHPNNPNGRLVPMEWLREMAVRLRERERFLLVDEAFLDFVPEAPTLLQELEEFPNVILLRSMTKFFSIPGLRLGFAFASPELTERIERELPPWRVNALAQGVGIAGVQDHDFEARTVEWLREERPFLRNELEALPGVKTYGGLVNFVLFRCETPDLQEKVGRLGVLIRNCAGYPGLGSGYYRVAVRSREENLRLLTALQQAMLEEVPTCPTP, encoded by the coding sequence GTGACCCAGTCTGAACCCATCGAAACATTCGGCCACGGCGGCGACCTCTGGACGGCCGAGAAGCGCTTGGGCGTGCCGCGTGAGAAGTTGTTGGATTTCAGCGCCAACATCAACCCGCTCGGCCCGCCACCCTCGGTCTGGCAAGCGATCCACGACAACCTCGCCACGATCACAGCCTACCCCGACGCCAAATCCCGCGAACTCAAGTCGGCCCTCGCCGCCCGCTACCACCAATCTGTGAAAAAAATCTCGGTCGGCAACGGCGCCGCCGAGATTCTCTATGGCATCCTCCGTACCTTGCTCCCGAAAACGGTAGGGTTGGTCTATCCCTGCTTTTCCGAATATGCAGAGTCGGCCGCTGTCGTCGGAGCGAAGTTGCACGGCGTGTATGCCCGCGAGGAGGATGATTTCGTCCCTTCACGGACGGAATTGCTGGCAGCGTGTGAGGAAGTGGACGTGTTCATCGTGGGACATCCGAACAACCCGAACGGTCGATTGGTGCCGATGGAGTGGCTCCGGGAGATGGCGGTGCGATTGCGGGAGCGGGAGCGTTTTTTGCTGGTGGATGAAGCGTTTCTCGATTTTGTACCGGAGGCTCCGACTCTGTTGCAGGAGTTGGAGGAGTTTCCGAATGTGATCTTGTTGCGCTCGATGACGAAGTTTTTCTCGATTCCGGGTCTGCGGCTTGGATTTGCTTTTGCATCGCCTGAGCTGACGGAGCGCATCGAGCGGGAACTGCCTCCTTGGCGTGTGAATGCTCTCGCGCAGGGAGTTGGCATTGCGGGAGTGCAGGACCATGACTTTGAAGCGAGGACGGTCGAGTGGTTGCGCGAGGAACGGCCATTTTTACGAAATGAGTTGGAGGCGTTGCCGGGCGTGAAGACCTACGGAGGTCTGGTGAACTTCGTGCTGTTTCGCTGTGAGACGCCGGATTTGCAAGAGAAAGTCGGGCGGCTCGGCGTGCTGATCCGCAATTGCGCGGGGTATCCGGGGCTTGGCTCGGGGTATTATCGAGTGGCGGTGCGGTCGCGCGAGGAGAATTTGCGCTTGTTGACCGCTTTGCAGCAGGCAATGCTGGAGGAGGTTCCGACATGCCCTACACCCTAA
- a CDS encoding histidine phosphatase family protein: MTHVLFVRHGETDGNARRQYIGRTDLPLNEKGVEQIQRLQEKLSLELREVAQVFHSPLMRTTQTAALLLGNDLLAHADPRLAELDFGEWEAKSYNDLEAEYHDHLWRWYDDPWNVAPPNGETLQDLDARLTAWHESIVRSIGTTLVVSHGGPIRLWYAKYVLQELTRFHSLHLPPGGFVHVRRTGDGWQLVQGEITAP; this comes from the coding sequence ATGACGCACGTACTTTTCGTCCGCCACGGTGAAACGGACGGCAACGCCCGCCGTCAGTACATCGGGCGTACAGACCTGCCGCTGAATGAGAAGGGCGTTGAGCAGATTCAACGTCTGCAAGAGAAGCTGTCGTTGGAACTTCGCGAGGTGGCTCAAGTGTTTCACAGTCCTTTGATGCGCACGACGCAGACAGCGGCGCTTTTACTCGGGAACGACTTGCTTGCTCATGCAGACCCTCGACTGGCAGAACTCGACTTCGGGGAGTGGGAAGCGAAGTCCTACAACGACCTCGAAGCTGAGTACCATGACCACCTCTGGCGCTGGTACGACGATCCTTGGAACGTCGCCCCGCCGAATGGCGAAACTTTGCAAGACCTTGACGCCCGACTGACTGCTTGGCATGAATCCATCGTTCGCTCCATCGGCACAACGCTCGTCGTCTCGCACGGCGGACCGATTCGCTTGTGGTATGCGAAGTACGTTTTGCAAGAGTTGACCCGCTTTCACTCCCTGCACCTCCCGCCGGGCGGTTTCGTACACGTGCGCCGCACGGGGGATGGATGGCAGCTCGTACAAGGAGAGATCACGGCCCCATGA
- the cobO gene encoding cob(I)yrinic acid a,c-diamide adenosyltransferase codes for MDRTRRRGMTLVYTGDGKGKTTAALGLCLRAVGRGYKVLVLQFIKGPQRTYGEKEALAALGVDMRQLGIGFTWTKTPEEHRTALAEAWRIVQAEVRSGDYDVVVLDELNNALAITKFPIDDVLPLHEVLDLIRTRPSYTHLVITGRDAKPEVKELADLVTEMQPLKHYYDEGIPAVYGVEF; via the coding sequence ATGGATCGCACTCGACGACGGGGCATGACCCTCGTCTACACAGGAGATGGCAAAGGAAAAACCACCGCCGCCCTCGGTCTCTGCCTCCGAGCTGTCGGACGGGGCTACAAAGTGCTCGTCCTGCAATTCATCAAAGGCCCGCAACGCACCTACGGGGAAAAAGAAGCCCTCGCCGCCCTCGGCGTTGACATGCGCCAACTCGGCATCGGCTTCACTTGGACGAAAACGCCGGAGGAGCACCGAACCGCGCTGGCGGAGGCTTGGCGAATCGTGCAAGCGGAAGTCCGTTCCGGCGACTACGACGTGGTGGTGCTCGACGAACTGAACAACGCGCTCGCCATCACGAAGTTTCCCATCGACGACGTGCTCCCGCTCCACGAAGTTCTCGACCTGATCCGCACCCGCCCGTCCTACACGCATCTGGTGATCACGGGACGCGATGCAAAACCCGAAGTGAAAGAACTGGCCGACTTGGTCACGGAGATGCAACCGCTCAAACATTACTACGACGAGGGCATCCCTGCGGTGTACGGAGTCGAGTTTTAA